The DNA segment CTAACGACGTGGTCACGTCGTTTTTTTGATTGCCTGTTATGACCAAGAAGAATTTGCCGAGACAAAAGAGCTTAAGAAGGGGGATGCATAAGCAACTAGGGTTCTAATTTCACTAGGGACGAAAATATAGCGTTGTAAAGAGTCCATAATCTAAATAAAAAGCCCTCAATATAGGTTGAGAGCTTTGAGTTTATTTCTGTTTGTGCACTACACGAGTACCACAAATGAGGTCATGTAAGGCTTTCTTATCTTTAGTAAAACCAGCCATGAGATAACCGATCATTAAAGTAAACGTAGAGATCATGTAAGCGAAGTATCGACCAATGGATCTGCCAATACCAATTTGTTTGTTATCAAGGGTTAGTACTTGAATACCTAATATTAGTTTTCCAGGAGAAGCCTTAAGTTTGCTTGCAGTAAAGATGACGATGAATACTGCAGAATAAATAAGTATGAAGATATCTAATGTTGTAGAATCCTCAAAATTAATTGATGGAGCTTCAAGAACGAACATTAATAGTACACCAATTACTCCCATTATTAACCCATCAATTATTGCAGCCATAGCTCTAATCCAAAAGCCTGCCGGTTCGTAGTTCATGGTGCATTCTCTCCTTAACATATGTAATAGATTACAATCTATATTTTACCTTAATATACAATATTCTTAAATACGAAAGAATTGCAGTCTATTGAAGTAGTTCATATGAAAGATTTAGTAGATGACGAAAATATGCAAATAGTTGATAAAGACGAAATTAGTAAGAAGGTAAAAGCAACGAGAAAATTGTATATATGGTTTATATAGTGTTTGGATAAAGATATGTTTCCAGAGGCATTAAGATCTTATGATGCTAATCCATATTGATAGTAGGTTGTTTCAACTAAGAAATCAAAAAAAGCTACAATTAAGTAGCTTCTAGTTTCGTTTTTTAGTTTAAGATCACATTCACTTATCCAACTTCTCTGCACCCATCCCAATTCTCTTTAACAGGTCAATCAGTTCGTTTTTTTCTTCATCAGTTATGAATGAAAGGTTTTCAGAGATGGTTGCTTTGTGTTGTGGGAAGATGTCATCAAATAAGGCTTTGCCTTCTTTTGTTAGCATGACATCAAATGTTCTTTTGTCGTTAGGGTTGGTTTGTCTTTCTACTAATCCCTTTTTCTCTAGC comes from the Alkalihalobacillus sp. FSL W8-0930 genome and includes:
- a CDS encoding RDD family protein, yielding MNYEPAGFWIRAMAAIIDGLIMGVIGVLLMFVLEAPSINFEDSTTLDIFILIYSAVFIVIFTASKLKASPGKLILGIQVLTLDNKQIGIGRSIGRYFAYMISTFTLMIGYLMAGFTKDKKALHDLICGTRVVHKQK
- a CDS encoding MarR family transcriptional regulator, which gives rise to MEDQNNVDLKVIRVWMKASKAVFDNIQKDIERHKISNENFVVLELLYSKGSHPVQKISEILSIPSGSITYVVNKLEKKGLVERQTNPNDKRTFDVMLTKEGKALFDDIFPQHKATISENLSFITDEEKNELIDLLKRIGMGAEKLDK